The Stenotrophomonas rhizophila genome has a window encoding:
- a CDS encoding TonB-dependent siderophore receptor — protein MPALSRRSPLLMLVPTLLASAMAHAQDGSTARTLDAVSVVADRASTATKTDTPLTQTPQAISVVTRELFTDRGARNLQETLRYSAGVTADAYGLDTRSDGSTVRGLDPVQYLDGLRRSYGFNPLARTEVYGLERVEVLRGPSSVLYGAGATGGIINAITKRPTFGDLGGEVALQLGNFDRRQFQGDVAGTLNDAGTLAGRFVGLVRESGMQTDTIDDDRVYLAPSISWQGERSTLTVLASYQHDKTASSQQFLPVVATLNAPAGSPRLDPSTFLGDRDFDKLDSRVYSVTALFDHSFSDSISLRSAVRYLDGKTEFRELYPDTYSNPLDPFIDADKRVLNRNAYGVRPDVRSLTSDNAVQFDFATGAFQHLLLAGVDYSDYREKSWNLDATPTPIDIYNPISTGVTINGWDRLPDQQTTQLGVYLQDQIRWADRVSLVLGARRDHARSKTEGLPSQTDNATTYRAGLIGEIGAGVSPYISYSESFLPVTGQDLYGRAFKPMQGDQWEGGIKWQPASNMLVTLAAYRITETNRQTNDPDNVLNVIQTGEIESKGVEVEGQFQFAHDITLTAAYSRNKAEVTKSNFAMEVNQRLNDTPQELASVWLGKAFQLVDDARLRLGVGGRYVGNTQSLGYGGFIRTPSYTLVDALAEVQVTDWTMSLNITNLGDKKYFAPCRNFGDCFTGNPRTVTGTISYRF, from the coding sequence ATGCCTGCCCTGTCGCGCCGTTCACCCTTGCTGATGCTGGTTCCCACCCTGCTGGCGTCGGCCATGGCCCATGCCCAGGACGGCAGCACCGCCCGCACGCTGGACGCGGTCAGCGTGGTCGCCGACCGCGCCAGCACCGCCACCAAGACCGATACCCCGCTCACCCAGACCCCGCAGGCGATCAGCGTGGTGACCCGTGAGCTGTTCACCGACCGCGGCGCCCGCAACCTGCAGGAAACCCTGCGCTACAGCGCCGGCGTGACCGCCGATGCCTACGGCTTGGATACCCGCAGCGACGGCAGCACCGTGCGCGGTCTGGACCCGGTGCAATACCTGGATGGCCTGCGCCGCAGCTACGGCTTCAATCCGCTGGCACGCACCGAGGTGTACGGCCTGGAGCGGGTGGAAGTGCTGCGCGGCCCCTCGTCGGTGCTGTACGGCGCCGGCGCCACCGGCGGCATCATCAATGCCATCACCAAGCGCCCGACCTTCGGCGACCTGGGCGGCGAAGTGGCCCTGCAGCTGGGCAACTTCGACCGCAGACAGTTCCAGGGCGACGTGGCCGGCACCCTGAACGACGCCGGCACCCTGGCCGGTCGCTTCGTCGGCCTGGTGCGCGAATCCGGCATGCAAACCGACACCATCGACGATGACCGCGTGTACCTGGCGCCGTCGATCAGCTGGCAGGGCGAGCGCAGCACCCTCACCGTGCTGGCCAGCTACCAGCACGACAAGACCGCCTCCAGCCAGCAGTTCCTGCCGGTGGTGGCGACCCTGAATGCACCGGCCGGTTCACCGCGCCTGGATCCATCGACGTTCCTGGGCGACCGCGATTTCGACAAACTCGATTCGCGCGTGTACAGCGTGACCGCCCTGTTCGACCACAGCTTCAGCGACAGCATCAGCCTGCGCTCGGCCGTGCGCTACCTGGACGGCAAGACCGAATTCCGCGAACTGTACCCGGATACCTACTCCAATCCGCTGGACCCGTTCATCGATGCCGACAAGCGCGTGCTCAACCGCAACGCCTACGGCGTGCGCCCGGACGTGCGTTCGCTGACCAGCGACAATGCGGTGCAGTTCGACTTCGCCACCGGCGCCTTCCAGCACCTGCTGCTGGCCGGCGTGGACTACAGCGATTACCGCGAGAAGTCCTGGAACCTGGATGCCACCCCGACCCCGATCGACATCTACAACCCGATCTCCACCGGCGTGACCATCAACGGCTGGGACCGCCTGCCCGACCAGCAGACCACCCAGCTGGGGGTATACCTGCAGGACCAGATCCGCTGGGCCGACCGCGTTTCGCTGGTGCTGGGCGCACGCCGCGACCATGCGCGCAGCAAGACCGAAGGCCTGCCCAGCCAGACCGACAACGCCACCACCTACCGCGCCGGCCTGATCGGCGAGATCGGCGCGGGCGTCTCGCCGTACATCAGCTACAGCGAATCGTTCCTGCCGGTGACCGGCCAGGACCTGTACGGCCGTGCATTCAAGCCGATGCAGGGCGACCAGTGGGAAGGCGGCATCAAGTGGCAGCCGGCGTCGAACATGCTGGTCACCCTGGCGGCCTATCGCATCACCGAGACCAACCGCCAGACCAACGATCCGGACAACGTCTTGAACGTGATCCAGACCGGTGAGATCGAATCGAAGGGCGTGGAAGTCGAGGGCCAGTTCCAGTTCGCGCACGACATCACCCTCACCGCGGCGTACTCGCGCAACAAGGCCGAAGTGACCAAGAGCAACTTCGCCATGGAAGTGAACCAGCGCCTCAACGACACCCCGCAGGAGCTGGCCTCGGTATGGCTGGGCAAGGCCTTCCAGCTGGTCGACGACGCGCGCCTGCGACTGGGCGTTGGTGGCCGTTACGTGGGCAACACCCAGTCGCTGGGCTACGGCGGTTTCATCCGCACGCCCAGCTACACGCTGGTGGATGCGCTGGCCGAAGTACAGGTCACCGACTGGACGATGTCGCTGAACATCACCAACCTGGGCGACAAGAAGTACTTCGCCCCGTGCCGCAATTTCGGTGACTGCTTCACCGGCAACCCGCGCACGGTGACCGGAACGATTTCGTACCGGTTCTGA